CTATCAAGGTCAATATCATCCCTTAGAAATCACTTAAAAATTTGCCCTCAATTGCTGGTGGTGGAATAATCATCCGAAAAGTTTTTGGAAAAACCTCTGCCAGAAACCTTTTGGTCTTGGTGGTTCATAAACCTTCCCTGACAAGGCAGCCGCCAATTTTTTTATCTCAACTGCTGCTGGCGATTCTGGTTTATAACCAACCAAAGGTTGCTTGACACATATGCTCTCTGGGACATTTCTATCTTCTGGGATTTCGGCAATAACAGGAACACCAAGAAGGTCGGTTATTTGTTCGGTTGTCATCTCATATTCCTCTCCCCTTACTTTATTTACCACCACACCTAAAACATTTATCTTAGATTCTTGGGCTAATTTTATCATCTTTAAGGCATCGGTGACTGAAGGAAGATCTGGGTTTGTTATTATTATTGTTTCATCGGCAGCAGACAAAGCTGATATTGCCTCTCTTCCCAAACCGGCAGCCGAATCTATAATCACATAGTCTGATTTCCCTAGCAGGGAAAATGTGACTTCGGGTAACCTTGAAACATCAACCCCCTTTAGGTCGTTCAAACCAAGGGAAGCCGGAATAACACTGAAACCATATGAGTGAGGATAGATGGCATCCTTCAGTCTGGATTCTCCTTTAAGAACATCATGAAGAGTTTTTTTTGGTAGATGGAGACCGAGATGTAGACCGAGATTTGGTGTTGTCAAGTTTCCATCTATAACTATTACTTTCTTACCAAAATCTGTCAGGGCAGCAGCTAGGTTGCTTGTCAATGTTGTCTTACCGACACCACCCTTTCCCGAAGTTATAACTATTAGACGGGTCATTCAATCAAAGAATATTATGAGTTTTATTTTATTAAGTTTAATTGTATGGGTGCCTTCTGTTATGAGGTGAGCATCTACTCCCACAATCATCCTTTCCTCGCCTTCTTGAGTTAGTAGGGTTATTTAAAATTGATTCATAATTTTTCTCTGATAGTGGGTATTGTCTCCCATCCGGTAATATAATATAGAATCCATTTAAACCTGGACCAACTTCTACAGTTGTTCCTTGTTGGTATCCATAGAGATTATAAACTATTCTTATATTAAGTGGAAGATCTTCAATCGCTACTCTCTTTGACATCAATCAACACCCCCAACAACACCCAGATCGGTCATCCAAAAACAGAGAAGGAGTCATCCCAACCCGTTCAGTTCCATCTGAACAAGTGGGTAATATCAACTAGATAATCAATAAACTTTGTAAAATGATTATCCAGTTTGACCTGCATAAAATTTA
This portion of the Candidatus Aenigmatarchaeota archaeon genome encodes:
- the minD gene encoding cell division ATPase MinD, yielding MTRLIVITSGKGGVGKTTLTSNLAAALTDFGKKVIVIDGNLTTPNLGLHLGLHLPKKTLHDVLKGESRLKDAIYPHSYGFSVIPASLGLNDLKGVDVSRLPEVTFSLLGKSDYVIIDSAAGLGREAISALSAADETIIITNPDLPSVTDALKMIKLAQESKINVLGVVVNKVRGEEYEMTTEQITDLLGVPVIAEIPEDRNVPESICVKQPLVGYKPESPAAVEIKKLAAALSGKVYEPPRPKGFWQRFFQKLFG